From a region of the Sesamum indicum cultivar Zhongzhi No. 13 linkage group LG3, S_indicum_v1.0, whole genome shotgun sequence genome:
- the LOC105157827 gene encoding uncharacterized protein LOC105157827, which translates to MHALKLREESTFQIRQYNPTHKCARSFNVKNVNSKWLSTKYEDAFRTDSKRNVKGFRKDVIKELRCHVSRNQTYRAKQKAIDKIEGKVEDQFDCLWDYAWVHSDDGCRPVIGVDGCHLKGLYGGVLLTAISIDPNNNLYLAYAVVSGETREAWQWFFELLKDNLHIVRDDTYTFISDKQKGLIPAFECVFPGADNRFCVRHLYGNMKTAGFRGLPFKKALWSAAKATIVSEFNFRMEEFAKLDPKLVEWLSDKPPAHWSRAYLIVFQKPKDFVNPCYSVATFIEVYKNAILPVNGPNLWEKSGLIPCLPPNFGRGAGRLARARRLEYDKEVHKKIHEARSNETSFCKF; encoded by the exons ATGCATGCCCTTAAATTAAGGGAAGAGAGTACATTCCAGATCAGACAGTATAACCCAACACATAAATGTGCTAGATCATTTAATGTGAAGAATGTGAATAGCAAATGGTTGTCAACCAAATATGAAGATGCTTTCAGAACAGATTCTAAAAGGAATGTGAAAGGGTTTAGAAAGGATGTGATTAAAGAACTTAGGTGTCATGTATCAAGAAACCAAACATACAGAGCAAAGCAAAAAGCAATTGACAAAATTGAAGGCAAAGTTGAAGATCAATTTGATTGTTTGTGGGACTATGCATGGGTCCACAGTGATGATG GTTGTAGACCTGTGATAGGGGTAGATGGGTGTCATCTAAAGGGTCTCTATGGAGGTGTTTTGCTAACTGCAATTTCTATTGACCCAAacaataatttgtatttggCTTATGCTGTGGTTTCTGGAGAAACTAGGGAAGCATGGCAATGGTTCTTTGAATTGTTAAAGGATAATTTACATATTGTAAGGGATGACACATACACTTTTATTAGTGACAAACAGAAAGGGTTGATTCCTGCATTTGAATGTGTGTTTCCTGGTGCAGATAATAGATTCTGTGTTAGGCACTTGTATGGCAACATGAAAACTGCTGGATTTAGAGGTTTACCTTTTAAAAAAGCATTGTGGAGTGCTGCAAAGGCAACAATAGTGAGTGAATTTAATTTCAGAATGGAGGAATTTGCTAAACTAGATCCTAAATTGGTTGAATGGCTGAGTGACAAGCCTCCAGCACATTGGAGCAGGgcttatttaattgttttccaAA AGCCAAAGGACTTTGTTAATCCTTGCTATAGCGTGGCAACTTTCATTGAGGTGTATAAGAATGCAATTTTACCTGTCAATGGCCCTAATCTTTGGGAGAAAAGTGGACTTATCCCATGCCTTCCACCCAACTTTGGAAGGGGTGCAGGAAGACTTGCACGAGCTAGAAGATTGGAGTATG ACAAGGAAGTCCACAAGAAAATCCATGAAGCAAGGTCAAATGAAACAAGTTTCTGCAAATTCTGA